The Panacibacter microcysteis DNA window GGCGGTTGTGCACAAGCCGGGCTTTAGGAAGGCGTACAAGTGAGTGACACAACGATGTTGATGCATGCACTATAGCCTGCAAACACCATAAAAAAACCCCGTTAACTGGTAACGGGGTCGTTTCAAAAACAAGCGGTTCGTTTATCTCAACACTTCAATGGAGTTGAAGATTGTATTATCTCCCGACAGGTATTTGATAGATAGATCGCACTGGTGTTCAAGCTTTTGAGCAAACACTGCGCTTACCGGAACACTTTTAATGATCCAGCGGCCGGTATTACCACAGGTAACTTTATAGGCTTCTTTTTTAGCTGTTCCGTCGCTATAATTAAGCGACCATGTGCCGGTGCCTTTATCCAGGTATATTATCCTGATCGTAGCATTCTGTTTGGCAGAACTGCCTTTGTAAAAATCTTTGTCAAGTGTGAAGAACATCTCTGTCATACCGTTTTTCGCATCGAAACCACGTGCAAACCGGCCGTATGGCTGGTCTGTTGGCCCGATACGCCAGTAACCACGACTGGTTGTATTGGGCGAATATTGGGAAAGATAACGGTAATAATTGCCCGGAATAAGGTTTACACCAATATCGTTCACAACCATGTTTGCCTCGCGTTTTTTCTGGTAACTCGTAGATTGGTCTTTGCCACCGCCTTTGCGTTGTATCTGCGCCATTTTTTGCTGCCTTTTGGGATTGATCGGCTTGCCTTTTTTATTGGTTGTCCTTACATCCTCTTCTGCGGCACCGGCTTCATTGTTATCACCTCCGTCGCTCAAAAAGTCGCCGCGTTTTGCACCGTATGGCGCATATTCCTGCAAGATTCGCTGTATGCGCTGGTCTGAAAGATTGTTGTTTTTTGCATTGGATTCAATGGCACCCTGGTCTTCACCGTCATTATCTTCATCTTCGGCCTCGCCCGTTCTGATGGCTTTCATTTTTTTGCGTTCCAGTTCACGTGCATAAGTAGACTGTTTGGAAGGGTCTACTACAGGTCCGTATTTTGATTCAGGGAAACGCCGGGTATCGGCGGCATCCAATGCATCTTTGAAAACACAGAATGCGCCTGGCGATTCGGACGGTACTTTTTGGCCGGCATAAAAATTAAAGAAGTTGAAGGTGGATGTATCGCCGGGGTTTTGCAGGTACTTCGGTGCGGCGTTAAATATATCAAGCCCAAAATGAAGAGATGATGTAAGCAGGGCATACATATTCCAGCTTTCGTTCTGGTTAAACCAGGTGCCTTGTACTGTTATTTCGCCCCGTAGCCTGCTGGCACTCAGGTCTTGTTGGGTCCTGGCCTCCAGCTTTTTCATCCTGTCGTAAAAATCCAGTTCGCCATTGAATTGATAGGTGTGCGAAATGTCGCCCGCTTTCATCCAGACACCGGGCAGGTTATTCACCAGCCAGTTAAAGTATTTCCCGTCGTTGGCCTGGTTTACGAGCAGGTGAACATTAGGGTTTTCCTTTTTGTTCAGGTTATACATGTGTGTCCACACATCTTTTTTAAAGTCGAACCATTGCTGTTCAGAAATGGTATACCTGGAATCATTCAGTAATCCTTTATAAGGCTGAGGGTCTCCGGTACTTCCTTCTGCGGCCATCCACATTACAATCTGGTCACGCATTTTGGGAGGCATTTTTTTGATATGATCAGATACTTTGTCTATCATATTATAATACCTGTCTTTGTATGTCTTATCCAGGTAATAAGGAAACTCGCCAGATCTTTTAACGGTCTGGGAAGTTACTTTCGGCACCCCGTTATTGTATATCCACTCCGGGCTATGGGGGCCTACCCAAATCATAAAGCCGATAGCGAGATTATGGTCTGCTGCAAACTTTACCTGGCTGTCGAAATAGTTCCAGTCGAAATTATCTTTTTGAGGTTCCAGTTTTTTCCACTGGTAAACAATATACCAGCCTTTTAAAAATTTGTATTGCGATACCTGGTCAGAGGTGAGTTCACCACCTCCCCATACACCCCAGATGCTTTTATACTTGTCATCGTTATTATATACTATATTATTTCCGCCTTCGTTATTAGTGGCAGAATTGTTTTGATTTTCTGTGTTGGTTTTTTTTTCGGTCTGATCAGTTTGACCGTTCTTTGCGGGGGTAGAACAAAACGACGTGAGAAACATACATAGAACACCGAAAAAAATCTTGTTAGGTAACATACGGTATTGATTTTTGAGTTTTTTGTTTTAAAGGCAGCAGTTTCAACACTAACCTATTATCGTGCCGAAGTGATATTATAATTATTTTTTATTTATTCAATTCATATGATGGAATAAGCATGGTGTTTCAAATTAAATAACACCTTCAAGTGCCTGAAAAGCCCGTTGGCGTTGATTTTTTCAGTATCATTGTGCCTTAATTCCTATCCAAAACTAAACGTTTAATGGTATTCAATTCATTAATCTTTGTTGCTTTCTTTATTATTGTAACCACCCTTTTTTTCGTACTGCCCCATAAGTATAGATGGTTTTTACTACTTATAGCAAGTTGTTACTTCTATATGTATTTTTTGCCAATATATATACTCATACTTGGCTTTACCATTGTTGTTGATTATTTCGCAGGACTATATATAGCGAAAAGCGAAGGCAAAAAAAGAAAACTCTGGCTTATCTGCAGTCTTATTGCCAACATTGGTGTGCTGGCATTCTTCAAATATTACAATTTCTTAAACTTTAATATATCTCAGGTGATGGGAGAATTTGGTTATAAGAACCCAATTCCACACCTCGACATTTTACTGCCTGTTGGTTTATCGTTCCACACTTTCCAGGCAATGAGTTACACCATAGAAGTGTATCGCGGTCATCAAAAACCGGAAAAACATTTTGGTATTTACGCACTATATGTAATGTTTTACCCGCAGTTGGTTGCAGGCCCCATAGAAAGGCCACAAAATGTTATTCACCAGTTTTATGAAAAAAAATATTTCGACTACGACAGGGTGGTAAGCGGCTTACGACTGATGTTGTGGGGTTTTATAAAAAAACTGGTGGTAGCAGACAGGCTGGGTATATATGTAGATGCGGTGTACAATAATGCCGAGCACCATAGCGGCCTTAGTATGATGGTAGCCACGGCGTTTTTTGGCTTCCAGATCTATTGCGATTTCTCCGGGTATTCAGATATAGCGATTGGTGCAGCAAGGGTGATGGGCTTCGACCTGATGACCAACTTCAGAAGACCGATACTTATCTCCAAAAGCATTGGCGAATTGTGGCAACGCTGGCATATCTCCCTCACTACATGGTTTAGAGATTACCTGTATTTTCCACTGGGCGGCAACCGCAAAGGCGCACTTATAAGTTCAAGAAACGTACTGATCGTTTTTGCACTAAGCGGTCTTTGGCATGGTGCAAACTGGACGTTTGTTATATGGGGCCTTATCAACGGGTTACTTATCTCAATAGAAAGGATCATTAACCCGGTACTGCGTAAAATTCATAAGCTACTGGGTGTTACCGCTAACTTTTTCCGTTGTATTACGGTGTACATTTTTGTAACCATCTCTGCAGTATGGTTCCGGTCATTAACCGTTGAGCAGGGCTGGTATATTACAAAGTCTATGTTCACATTGAAACCAGGCGGCTTTTTTAAAGGTGAACCACCAACCAACTTTTACTATTACCTGTTTGCAGTGGCCATGCTCGTTATTACAGAACATGTGCAGGAGTATTATCCCAATTTCCAGCTTATTGGTAACAGCAATGTAGTGGTACGCTATACCGGCTATGTGCTCATTCTTACCATGATCTTAATGGTAGGGGTATTCAATGGCGGACAATTCATCTACTTCCAATTCTAAACTCAAACATTCTACTGCTATGCATAAAGGATACAAAAAATTTATTCTGAAAGGCTTACTACTCCTTGCAATCATGTTTGCAGTCGACAGGATTGTGGGCGGTATCGTTGAATATTATTACCTGCACGAGCCAATGGGTGATGTAGCCTCTTTCTCTCATGCCATTAATGATCCCAAAGAAGACATGCTTATTTATGGCAGTTCAAGAGCGGTGCATACATACGATCCAAGAATCTTCAAAGATTCGCTTGGTATCTCGGCATTCAATTGCGGCCGTAATGCAACCAATGTGATTTATTCTTCTGCTATTCTTCCTGCAGCAATAAATGGCGATCATAAACCGAAAGTGATTTTGATGGACATGGTAGCCAAAGAGATTTCATGGCGTTCAGACCAGTATGGTGGCGATATTCTTGCCGGCATGCTGCTGCCCTACGTACTTACCAATGACAACTTTGCTGCCCTGGCAAAAGATCTTTTCCCCAAAGAATATTACAAGGCAAAAGTTTCCAAACTGTACGCATACAATTCACATATCATTTCCATCATCAGGAATTACTCACGCAGCCACAACGACAATATCAACGGTTACCAGCCTTTAAAGGGCAGCAAGGTGGCCAATGAACCCGAAGAATACACAGCAGGCGTTGATAAGATCGATGAGTACAGCAGGGAGAAACTGGAATTTTTTATCAAGTCTGTGACCGATAAAAAGATCCCGCTGGTAATCGTTATCTCACCCATGTACGTAAAAGATTTTGAAGAAAATGATGCAATGACCGAAAGCAAAAAAATTGCTGCCAGGTATAATGTGCCTGTTTGGGATTATTCGTTGGATCCACGTTTTGTTAAGAGCGAATACTTCTACGATATGAATCACCTGAATACCGAAGGTGCAGAGCTTTTTTCCAGGGAGATAGCTTCCCGGTTAAAGAAAGAAGGCATTGTAAGGTAGGTTTGTGAGCCGGCTGCAGTATTTCATGGCATCACCTGTTGTGTCACTCACTTGTACGTTCCCGTTTTATGGCGGCTGCAGCGGCCAGATTTGTACATCAAAAGCATCCTAAATTTCTCGCATAGCACAACAAATAAAGATTGCTGTTGCATTGGCTCTGTTTGCAATGCGCTGCTAAAATGTAAAATATTATGCTTTGGTCTCAAACTGATGTTTGTGCTTCCTCACCAGAATGTATGTCCATATAATGTGTGTAAACAATACCGCAAACACAGCCAGTAGAAAATAACCTGTCTTTATAATCATATCTTCCGTTACTGCTACGCCTTCCGGCATTTGGGTAAATTTTTCAAGAAAATCTTTTGGTTGTGTTATCATCACCCATGCTCCGATTATGCCCATAACAGAAAATACAAAAGCAACAATAGCATTTACCTGCAACCAGTCTTTTTGTTTTTTGGTCATTACACCTTTTAATAAAACTACCTGTGCAAAAAATTTATTGGCATACCAGCTATATAAAACCACACTTACCAGCAGGAAACACTGAAACAAAACCGACGGATTTGATACTGCCATAAAGAGCCCCACGATAGCAGTAATGGCTACAAAAGACGAGAATATGGTAACAATAAAACCCAGTATCCGGTAAATGATCATCATACACTTTTAATTGAAGGCACAAAGAAAGTTATAATTGTTCTTTTGCAGTTACTTAAAATATGTTTTTACATTACCGGTTGGCACAACTGGCTGTAGCTGTGCTGATTGATTTGGCAGCAGGTTAGCACCGGAGACTGAAGTTGCTTTATTTGTTGCAGTACAAGAGTGCGACGCAACAGGTGCTGCACAAAGAACTGATGCCGGGTACCAAAATTTATTGTTGCTGCTGACCTGCAATGGTATGATCCGTTACTTCCACTTTGGGGTTTGCCGGTGACACTTCCATCTTTACATTATTGATTTCTTCAAAGATGTGACCATCTTCATAGCCTACCGAAACATACACAGAAAGTTTTTGTTTGGCAGGTCCTTTAAAAGTGCCGCGTATGGGGCTGCAATCGTTGAAATGCCGGCCTACAGCCAGTTTTATGTGGTTGTTGCTAACCCAGATGTTATTGGTAGGGTCTATACCGGCCCATCCATAACCGGGTACATATACATCTACCCAGGCATGGGTTGCACCCGCTCCGCGAAGCCCGCTTTTATTGGGGCAGATGTAACCGCTTACATACCGTGCCGGAATGTGGAGTGTATTTAATATCTGCAGCATAAGGTGTGCAAAATCCTGGCAAACACCACCTTTATGCGCAAGAATTTCATCGACTGTAGTCTCAATATTGGTTATGCCTTTTGTGTATGCAAAGTGGTGGAAAATATATGCGGCACATTTTTCTGCTATGCCGGCAATACTGTTTGTGTTTTGTGTAATGGCTGCACAAATAGCTTCTATAGCGGCCTGGTTTTGTATGGCGTCTGACTGTGAAAGTTCGATTAAGCGTATATTGTGTTGTTTGTCTTTTTGCAGTTCCGTAAAACCGGTATTATAGGGCATTTGCCTGGCAGGATTGTCCTGTGTACTTACAACCAGCCTGCTTTCAATAACAAGGTCGGCATGCAATGGCAACACATTGAATACACCGGTAAGGTTGCCCCAGTAATCTGTAAAATATTCGATGTCGGGATTTGTTGAAACAGTTACCTGCTGCGATCTTGTTTCCTGCTCATCACACCGGTATGGAAAAATTTTTATTTCATTTATGCTTTCCCTTACCTGCCTGTCGTATTCGTACCTGGTAATGTGATGAATTTTGAAAACCGGCATGATTGCTTGTTATGTGTACGAGAAATATAATTGTGCAAGACGGCTGCTGAATTCTAACATATCATCTCTTACATCCTGCAAAAAGTGCTGCAAGGTAATGCCGTTGAGTGTATCGAAATCCACATATTTTACACGGCTGTGTAAGCGGCCGTA harbors:
- a CDS encoding MBOAT family O-acyltransferase, whose protein sequence is MYFLPIYILILGFTIVVDYFAGLYIAKSEGKKRKLWLICSLIANIGVLAFFKYYNFLNFNISQVMGEFGYKNPIPHLDILLPVGLSFHTFQAMSYTIEVYRGHQKPEKHFGIYALYVMFYPQLVAGPIERPQNVIHQFYEKKYFDYDRVVSGLRLMLWGFIKKLVVADRLGIYVDAVYNNAEHHSGLSMMVATAFFGFQIYCDFSGYSDIAIGAARVMGFDLMTNFRRPILISKSIGELWQRWHISLTTWFRDYLYFPLGGNRKGALISSRNVLIVFALSGLWHGANWTFVIWGLINGLLISIERIINPVLRKIHKLLGVTANFFRCITVYIFVTISAVWFRSLTVEQGWYITKSMFTLKPGGFFKGEPPTNFYYYLFAVAMLVITEHVQEYYPNFQLIGNSNVVVRYTGYVLILTMILMVGVFNGGQFIYFQF
- a CDS encoding transglutaminase family protein, with the protein product MPVFKIHHITRYEYDRQVRESINEIKIFPYRCDEQETRSQQVTVSTNPDIEYFTDYWGNLTGVFNVLPLHADLVIESRLVVSTQDNPARQMPYNTGFTELQKDKQHNIRLIELSQSDAIQNQAAIEAICAAITQNTNSIAGIAEKCAAYIFHHFAYTKGITNIETTVDEILAHKGGVCQDFAHLMLQILNTLHIPARYVSGYICPNKSGLRGAGATHAWVDVYVPGYGWAGIDPTNNIWVSNNHIKLAVGRHFNDCSPIRGTFKGPAKQKLSVYVSVGYEDGHIFEEINNVKMEVSPANPKVEVTDHTIAGQQQQ